The following proteins are encoded in a genomic region of Pseudomonadota bacterium:
- a CDS encoding IclR family transcriptional regulator: MPNPVKQNADPTEREADPGAESGRARASAFSRSITLLDIITAGTAFRFAELQVQTGYPKASLHRALADLIDERLVVFDEHANTYRAGFRLLEWANRIWSRNDLRHLARDALETLSERTGETVMLSVLADTHVVHLDCVESAQSVRTSVSVGHRVPAWCTAAGKALLAAAPTPQREAIIERTAFARFTGNTVTEPGKVLEQLHTVAAHGIAEDNEEHHVGIRCIAAPIVDCAGETVAAISVSAPTFRVEPGSFEQWRQWVRESAHTVGNRLLPTGSAHLT; the protein is encoded by the coding sequence ATGCCAAACCCTGTCAAACAGAACGCCGACCCAACCGAGCGCGAGGCCGACCCTGGCGCCGAGAGCGGCCGCGCGCGCGCCTCGGCGTTCTCGCGGAGCATCACTCTGCTCGACATCATCACGGCCGGTACGGCGTTTCGGTTTGCAGAGTTGCAGGTGCAAACGGGCTACCCCAAGGCGAGCCTGCACCGTGCACTGGCTGACCTCATCGACGAGCGGCTGGTGGTGTTTGACGAACACGCCAACACCTACCGCGCCGGTTTTCGGCTGCTCGAGTGGGCCAACCGCATCTGGTCACGCAACGATTTGCGTCACCTGGCGCGGGACGCGCTCGAAACCCTGTCCGAACGCACCGGCGAAACCGTGATGCTCTCCGTGTTGGCCGACACGCACGTAGTCCACCTCGATTGTGTCGAGAGCGCGCAGAGCGTGCGCACCTCGGTCAGCGTCGGCCACCGCGTGCCAGCCTGGTGCACCGCCGCGGGCAAGGCGCTGCTCGCCGCCGCGCCGACACCCCAGCGCGAGGCGATCATCGAACGCACCGCCTTCGCGCGCTTCACCGGCAACACCGTGACCGAACCCGGCAAGGTGCTCGAGCAGCTCCACACCGTCGCGGCTCACGGGATCGCCGAGGACAACGAGGAACACCACGTCGGCATCCGCTGCATCGCGGCGCCGATCGTGGATTGCGCCGGTGAGACCGTGGCTGCCATCAGCGTGTCCGCACCGACCTTTCGGGTCGAGCCGGGCAGTTTTGAACAGTGGCGTCAGTGGGTGCGAGAGAGCGCGCACACCGTAGGAAATCGACTGTTGCCGACGGGCTCGGCACACCTGACCTGA
- a CDS encoding alpha-galactosidase, producing MNPTSTPAIWRLDGADQTLVLIGEGTAVPRLLWLGDRLPDGLDAAALAAVRAEPLAHATVDTPPHASVFPVLANGHAGPPALRAHRAGRGFGHRPELASVSREDGALRVHLADPGADLAVTVDVRLDVSSGVCVWSTELRNTGQDALTVDWLAAASLELPVAFGACEHFGGRWGQELQCQRLEIDAGPLLRESWRGRTGHQSYPGVVVGEPAFDCHSGACWVAQLGWSGNHRLQLQRDDHGVPVLQFGIAYHPGECELGPGESMTTPPVYIATGRGRDRASQRVHRHARTGVLPRWTRQRRPVHCNSWEALYFNHEADTLQALIDAGAAAGAERFVLDDGWFNARRSDTAGLGDWWVDESVYPDGLRPVVEAVRAHGMQFGLWFEPEMVNPDSETLRAHPDWVLRLDGVETPLARQQLALDLARADVCDYLYERVSSLVDEYEVDYIKWDMNRDLVLPGDGKRAVAARQPDAVRNVMSRLTARFPRLEIETCASGGARLDWGLLAVCGRVWLSDNLDPIDRLRMQAAASVFLPREVLGSHVGHHRAHLTGRQTPIATRAIVALGGQYGFETDLRTLATDDLDVLAHYTAVYKAHRDWLAESTQWTVAGLPVSALGEARVSPDAAVALVSVVVQSAPPQASPGCLRIPGLDPDAQYRVSVANHGLEELAPFNRAFPLWCERETRVHGAVLATVGLTLPVMPAQSALLVLVLRDE from the coding sequence ATGAACCCGACATCCACACCCGCCATCTGGCGTCTCGACGGCGCCGATCAGACGCTCGTGCTGATCGGCGAGGGCACTGCTGTGCCCCGGTTGCTGTGGTTGGGCGATCGGTTGCCAGACGGGCTCGACGCCGCTGCACTGGCCGCCGTGCGTGCGGAGCCCCTGGCGCACGCCACCGTGGACACGCCGCCGCACGCGTCGGTGTTCCCGGTGCTCGCCAACGGCCACGCTGGGCCGCCCGCCCTGCGCGCGCACCGTGCTGGCCGTGGCTTCGGCCACCGACCCGAGCTGGCGTCGGTGTCCCGCGAAGACGGCGCGCTGCGCGTGCACCTCGCCGATCCGGGTGCGGACCTCGCCGTGACGGTTGACGTGCGGCTCGATGTCAGCAGCGGCGTCTGCGTGTGGTCGACCGAGCTCCGCAACACCGGGCAGGACGCGTTGACGGTCGATTGGCTGGCGGCTGCGAGCCTGGAGTTGCCCGTCGCATTCGGGGCGTGTGAACACTTCGGGGGTCGTTGGGGGCAGGAATTGCAGTGCCAGCGGCTCGAAATCGACGCGGGGCCTTTGCTGCGCGAGAGCTGGCGGGGCCGCACGGGTCACCAATCCTACCCGGGCGTGGTTGTGGGCGAGCCTGCTTTCGATTGCCACAGTGGCGCCTGTTGGGTGGCGCAATTGGGCTGGAGCGGCAACCACCGGCTGCAACTGCAGCGCGATGACCACGGTGTGCCGGTATTGCAATTCGGTATCGCCTATCACCCGGGCGAGTGCGAACTCGGCCCGGGCGAGTCGATGACCACGCCGCCGGTGTACATCGCCACCGGCCGAGGGCGAGATCGGGCAAGCCAACGGGTGCACCGCCACGCGCGCACGGGCGTGTTACCGCGTTGGACGCGTCAGCGGCGCCCTGTCCACTGCAACAGCTGGGAAGCGCTGTACTTCAACCACGAGGCGGACACGCTCCAGGCGTTGATCGACGCCGGCGCCGCCGCGGGTGCCGAGCGCTTCGTGCTTGACGACGGCTGGTTCAACGCACGACGCAGCGACACCGCGGGCCTCGGCGATTGGTGGGTCGACGAATCGGTGTACCCCGACGGCCTGCGCCCGGTGGTCGAGGCGGTGCGGGCGCACGGCATGCAGTTCGGCCTCTGGTTCGAACCCGAAATGGTCAACCCTGACTCCGAGACCCTGCGCGCGCACCCCGACTGGGTATTACGTCTGGACGGTGTTGAAACGCCATTGGCACGCCAGCAACTGGCGCTCGACCTCGCTCGAGCGGATGTGTGCGACTACCTGTACGAACGGGTGTCGAGCCTCGTCGACGAGTACGAGGTCGATTACATCAAATGGGACATGAACCGCGACCTGGTGCTGCCGGGTGACGGCAAGCGTGCCGTGGCGGCCCGTCAACCCGACGCGGTGCGCAACGTGATGAGCCGTCTGACGGCGCGCTTTCCACGGCTCGAAATCGAGACGTGCGCCTCGGGCGGCGCACGCCTGGACTGGGGGCTGCTGGCGGTGTGCGGGCGTGTATGGCTGTCGGACAACCTCGATCCGATCGACCGACTGCGCATGCAGGCGGCCGCGAGCGTGTTCCTGCCGCGCGAAGTGCTGGGCTCCCACGTCGGCCACCACCGTGCACACCTCACGGGGCGACAGACGCCGATTGCCACGCGGGCCATCGTGGCGCTCGGCGGGCAGTACGGATTCGAAACCGACCTGCGCACGCTCGCCACGGACGATCTCGATGTGCTCGCACACTACACGGCGGTGTACAAGGCGCACCGGGACTGGCTTGCCGAGTCGACGCAGTGGACTGTCGCGGGATTGCCGGTCAGCGCGCTGGGAGAGGCGCGCGTCTCACCCGACGCTGCGGTCGCACTGGTGAGTGTGGTTGTGCAGTCGGCACCGCCGCAAGCGTCGCCGGGCTGCCTGCGCATCCCGGGCCTCGACCCGGATGCACAGTACCGCGTTTCGGTCGCCAACCACGGGCTCGAGGAGCTCGCGCCGTTCAACCGGGCTTTCCCGCTGTGGTGCGAGCGCGAGACGCGGGTGCACGGTGCCGTGCTCGCGACCGTCGGCCTGACGCTGCCTGTGATGCCCGCCCAATCCGCGCTGCTGGTGTTGGTGCTGCGAGATGAGTGA